The window TGGAAAGATGCAGCATGAAAAATATTTGGTCTCCACGATTGACATCAGGGGTCAATCCCCAAAAGCAACTAACCGGTTTGCCATTGGCAAAAAAAATACAATAACCATCAATCCGTAATTTGGCTTTAATATAACACCAAATGTAAATATCACAATAGATAAAACCAAAGAGAATATTGTAGTTAGCACTTTTTTATAACCCAACCGCAATCAATTTGCAAGATGCTTCTTCCAAAATGGTCTCCCATTATCTGGCAAAATTAGCTTGTGTTGAATCTGATACTGTCAACCTAATTGTGTAAATTTCTTATAGAGGGGTAAATTAGGATGTACCTTGCCTATTTTGTTTCTCCTCCAGCTCAACTCCATCTTAAGCGATATAAAGGCCAGTAGTAGATAGCATGAATTCTCTCCTGCAACTATTTCCATGGGTTTTGTTCTTCTTTTAAACTCTTTGTTTAATCTTTCAATTATGTTTGTTGTTCTCAACGATATCCATTCCTCCTCCGGAAAAGAGAAAAAGGTCAAACAGGCTTCAAGCGAATTGGATAATGATTTTACAGCAGAAGGAATATCCTTCTCCCATTTGTCTACAAAGGCTTTTGCAAACTCATCTGCCTTTTTCTTAGATGATGCATAGAAGATGGAACGTAGATCATCAGCTACAGATTGTTTCAGTTTTTGGGGCACCTTTGCAATGACATTCCGAGCAACATGAACCTGGCATCTTTGAACCTTTGCATTGGGGAACTCTTCTTTAAATACCTTCTCAAGGCCAGGCAGACCGTCCATGATGCCTAACTGCACATATAATCCGTCAAGGCCTCTTGATTTTAAGTCTTTAAATGATTCCCTCCAGACTGTGGCTTTTTCCTTATCTCCTGATTGTATAAGAAGGACAAGCCTTGTATTATCTTCCCTTACACCTATGATCATAAGTATGGGTATTATCTGCCTTTTATCCTCATGCGGAAGTTTACCCCGTCTATTATCAGGTATTTGATCTTCTCACCGGAGAGATCACGGGTGCGCCACTTTTCTATGGCCTCTTTTAGTTCAGTGGTGGCATTGCTTATCTCTGTTGGAGAAATAGACCTTCCTATGAGCCTTTTGCTCAAAAGAGATAACGTGCGTGTGCTTATACCGGTAAGATACATGGCGGCAAGGTCTTCCGTGATTCTGTCCTCATATTGTCTGCTTCTTGGTATAACCTGTGTCTTGAAGTCACCGTCACGATCCCTGGGGATCTTTAATTCCACTTCGCCTATTCCTTTTATACAGAACCTTCGGTTGTAGCTGCCGTTACGGTAATCGGTATGACCTTTCTTGCGCTTATACTTATCTCTGCCAAGGTGATGGGTAAGTTCTGATTCCATGAGGTTTGTAAGGAATTTGCCGACAGCTTCCTGTATGTTTATACCGATGTATTCAAAAATCTTTGCCGGCACGTTCTCAACCTCCTTGATTAATGTTAACGCTTCTGATACACTCACTTTCAGTTCCATGGATGTTCCTCCTTTTTAAAATTCTGTGATTTTGTTGGATCACTTATTTTATAGGAGGTACATCCTTTTTTTCATCCCTTAAATTAATTTACACAAAGAATTATACACTACCAGAGAGTTTTGTAAAAGTTTATAGAACTACCCCTTAACACTAATACTTCCAACATTTCATCTTTATAGAATAATTAGTAAAAATAGTATCGAGCGTTTCCAGTATATCGTATCTGGATAATTCTTTAAGCTTTTGTTTTCCCTTTTCAATTAAGTTAATTCTCAACTTTTCAGACTCTAAAAGATTTTTTAAGTGTGTTGCAAGACTATTGGGGTCGCTCAAATCGCAAAGCAGTGCTGCATCACCAACCTGTTCTTTAAGTCCTTTTAAATCGGAATATATTACAGGCACACCTATTGAAAAAGCTTCTAGTGGCGGTATATTAGTAGGACCAAAGTATGTGGGCATTACCAGAGCTATAGAATTTTTATAAAGCGAATATATTTCTTCATTTGGTGCAAATCCAATATATTTTATTAGATCTTCTACACCCATTTTTTTTGCATAATTCATTACATACTTAAGATTACCTTTATCCGAACCACTAAATACGGCTGTAAGAGTGAAGCCTTGAGACATTAGTATAGATAGTGCATCAATAATATACACATGATTTTTATGAGACCAAAATTGTGCTGGATAGTATATATATTCTCCGTTTATTTTATACTTCGTTTTTACATCGAGATTATTATCCAGATAAATATTAATAGATGGTGTAAATGGAGCAACAAATATCCTGCTATCATCGATTCCGTACCTCCTAACAATGTTTTCTTTACCAGGTTCACTATCTACCAAAACCGCCACTGCTTTTTTAAGTGCTTTTAAATAAAGTTGCTCACGTAATTCAAATTCTCTATAATAGTTGACTTCTGGAAATTCAAGAAAATCTCTATGGCATAAGTCCCATACAGTAATAATATAATTGTGTTCAATTAAATCGAGAGATAATCCTGATGGAGATAAAAAATAGACTAAATCTACATTATTATCTTTTAATTTTTTTTCAAATAATGTTTTTAGTCTAAAACTTTTTGAAAACCGGAAAAACCAGTGTTGTCTGTGAAGAAATCTGTGAATTTTATCAAGTAAAGTTTTTTTTACTAAAACTGTTTTTACATTATACCTTTTCAAGACTTTTTTATTTTCCTCACTAAATACAAAAGCTGTGATTTCATATTTATTATCTAAGCTCCCAAGTCTTGTGAATACTGATAGCTGCTGCTGGTAGCCGCCACCAACATGTAAAACACCTTCAAAGACGACAGCTATCTTCATTTTTTTACTACCCATACCACATTCCAGCTATTAAAATCGGGTAGTTTATTACTCATCCATTCATATTTGCCTACCACTTGAAATTCAATACTCTTACAGATGAATTCAAGCTCGATATCAAAAAAGTATCTCATATTATGGGCTTCTTTTATTTCTGAGATCTCTTTTGTGTGTTTATTTTCTAAGAATATATCATAATTTACCTCAACGATGTTTTCTCTCGCTTTTAGGACAGGCTCGGCTATTCTTGTTACTTTAATACTTTCGTTTTCTAATCGTTTAATTCTTATAGTCGGTAAATCTGTTAGAACAGCTGGTCCATACCAAAAATCAAAGATAAAGATGCCTCCCCTCTCTAAGTGTCTTTTTGATACCTCAAAGGCTTTTATGACTTCATCATTTGAATTTTGATAACTCATAACATGAAAGAGGGATATAACTACATCAAACTTTTTTTCCAGTTGTAAATCTTGAATTGTTGAATGGGTAAATATAAGTTTATCTTCTTTTCCTTTTCTTCTTGATTCTGCAACCTCAAGCATCTCTTTGCTTCGATCAACTCCATGTACTATATAACCTTTATCGCACAATATCTCTGCATGCCTTCCTGTACCACAACCTAAGTCTAGAATTGTTTTTGTCTCTTTATTAAGAGATTTTATCAATTTGTCTATATATTCTACTTCCCCCAAATAATCCTTATCGCGATATAGTAAATCGTAGTATTGTGAATAGAGATTTCCAAATTGATTCATTTTAAAACCTCATGCATAATTTTTGATACCTCAACTATTTGCTCTTCTGTTATTCCTAAACCACTTGGTATGTAAAACCCCCTTTCATAAAGCTTTGTAGCATCTGGATATTCTTCTTCTTTAAATAGTCCCATTCTTTGAAAGACAGGTTGTTTGTGCATCGGAAAAAAAAATGGTCTGGTACCAACACCACGCAATCCAAGCTCTCTCATTACTTCTTTTGCTGTTTTTGGATAGCCATCTTTTAAGGTAATAGCAAATACCCAGTATATATTTTCAGCATATTGTGTCTTTTTTATAGGTAAGTTTATGGCTTTAATATCACTCAGCAATTCTTGATACAAATTCCCCATCCAGCGTTTTTTTGCTATAAACTCTTCAATACGCTCAAGCTGTGCTACACCAATTGCTGCCTGAATGTTGGTCATTCTAAGATTCCAGCCAAGCTCCTCATGTATAAAGCGTTGCTCTGGATCTGTAGAAAAGCATAGATTTTTAAGGCTTTTACACTTCTCAAATAACTCCTCATCATCCATTAGCACCATACCACCTTCGCCAGTAGTAATATGCTTATTGGGATAAAAACTAAAAATACTTATATCACTAAAACTACCACATTCTTTGCCTTTATAGGTTTGTCCATGCATCTCAGCTGCATCTTCAATTATTTTTAAATTGTATTTTTTTGATAATTCTAAAACCGGTTCCATTTCCACTGGAAGTCCATAGATATGAACAACCATTATTGCTTTAGTTTTTGGTGTAATTTTTGATTCTATTTCATTTACCTTCATATTAAAGGTGAAGTAGTTGCTATCTACCAGAACTGGCTTTGCTCCTGCTTTCACTATTGCTTGAGCACAGGAAATTATGGTAAAACTTGGCATAATAACTTCATCGCCTTCTTTAATACCTAAAGCTTTTACTGCAAGCTCAAGAGCAGCCGTGCCATTGGTTACAGCTACAGCGTATTTACGCCCAACATACTTTGCCATGCCTTCTTCAAACTTTTTTACAAATGGTCCGTCGCTACTTATCCAGCCTGTTTCTATACATTCAATTAGATATTTTTTTTCATTTCCATTAAGTAGCGGTTCATTTACCGGGATCATTATCTATCTCTCCATATTTTATTTTAAGTTTATCTTTTGAAACCGGCTCAAACCTTGTTTTATCCATTTCGCCAACATACGGTCCTTGCTTAACCTCAATAATTTCTGATCCCTCAAGCATCTCAAAACCATGTCCACCATACGCAAGTAAAATTACATCTCCAGCTTCAAGAATTGTGCTTTCAATATAATTTTTTTCTTCATCGTAGAAATCAACCCTCACCTTCCCACTTTTTATAAAAAGTACCTCTTTTGTATATTGCACTTCACGTATAACTGAATTATGCACATGAGGTGGGATGACATAATCTTTTGGTCTTTTCATATAAGCAAGTTGTTGAGAAAAATCATCGGGGGTGAAAAATTCAATACCTTCCTTTTGAAAATTTCGCCTAATTATAATTGAAAGTAATTTTGAGTTATGGATTATATGTTGGATCATTTTTCTATCTCCAGAATAAAATGCAAATAAATTTCTTCACTTATCTCTTCTTTGTTTCTTAACACGTATATTTTATATTTGAGCCCAAGGTCAGTTATCAAATCTAAAATTCTTGCTTTTAATTTTTGTGCGCTATATTTCCTACTGGAAGGTATACCATAACAATCCCATCTGATATACTCTATGGAATCCTTATCTCCTAAACCCTTACCATAAAAATCAGGTGAAGCATAATGACATGAGTGAGTATGCATATAGAGCGGGAGTATGACGGCTTTGCCTAATGGTTTTAAAATTCTCTTTAATTCTTTGATAAGAGCAATATCATCATTACCAATAAACATCTCGAATGCACATTGTAAAGAAACACCATCAATACTATTGTTATTAAAATTTGTTTTTGTAGCATCCATTTTTACGTAGAAGTCGTATTTAGAAAATCTTTTAGATGGCTTAATATCTATTGAATAAGATATTATACGTCCATCATATATGTCTCTTATTAGTTTTGCCCAAGGTGAATCAGCACCTGCTACATCTATATAAATTGATCCATCAGTATAGTAATTAAGACCTAACAACTTGTAAGCTACATAATGTTCTAATAATTTTTCATCCCAAACGCCTGAATTTTTACCACCGTGGTAATCTTCTGGAAAATTAAATTTTGACTTAAATTTCTCAAAATCATTTACATCTATAAAGAGAGAATATATTGGAATACATAGTTTTTTAAGATCATTTTCTATTAAGATTAGATCTTCTAAATTAGGATTTTTGTATACTGGGCATTTCTGTGTTTTAATACATAAAAATGTTTTTTCAGTGTAAACGTTGTTTTATAGTATAATCTTTTTATAATACCAATCGTTCCTTCTTTTTTATAAATTGTTAATAATTTAAAAATCATCTTATATTCCCGTCATCTATATAATTTTTACGCTTTACCCAATCGATTAAGTTACTATCTTTTCTTAATTCTTCTTGATGAAATTTATATCCTTGAAGATAACTTTCTTCAATTATACAGCCCTTAAACGCAAGATATTTTTTAAATACTACATTTAGTTTCATTCTCAGTAAACTTCTCCTCTTCCCTTCACGAACATCGCTATAGGAATCAGAAATCCCCTGATTGAAAGCTCTTCTGGCAAAAT of the Syntrophorhabdaceae bacterium genome contains:
- a CDS encoding transposase — translated: MIIGVREDNTRLVLLIQSGDKEKATVWRESFKDLKSRGLDGLYVQLGIMDGLPGLEKVFKEEFPNAKVQRCQVHVARNVIAKVPQKLKQSVADDLRSIFYASSKKKADEFAKAFVDKWEKDIPSAVKSLSNSLEACLTFFSFPEEEWISLRTTNIIERLNKEFKRRTKPMEIVAGENSCYLLLAFISLKMELSWRRNKIGKVHPNLPLYKKFTQLG
- a CDS encoding transposase → MELKVSVSEALTLIKEVENVPAKIFEYIGINIQEAVGKFLTNLMESELTHHLGRDKYKRKKGHTDYRNGSYNRRFCIKGIGEVELKIPRDRDGDFKTQVIPRSRQYEDRITEDLAAMYLTGISTRTLSLLSKRLIGRSISPTEISNATTELKEAIEKWRTRDLSGEKIKYLIIDGVNFRMRIKGR
- a CDS encoding glycosyltransferase family 1 protein, with the protein product MKIAVVFEGVLHVGGGYQQQLSVFTRLGSLDNKYEITAFVFSEENKKVLKRYNVKTVLVKKTLLDKIHRFLHRQHWFFRFSKSFRLKTLFEKKLKDNNVDLVYFLSPSGLSLDLIEHNYIITVWDLCHRDFLEFPEVNYYREFELREQLYLKALKKAVAVLVDSEPGKENIVRRYGIDDSRIFVAPFTPSINIYLDNNLDVKTKYKINGEYIYYPAQFWSHKNHVYIIDALSILMSQGFTLTAVFSGSDKGNLKYVMNYAKKMGVEDLIKYIGFAPNEEIYSLYKNSIALVMPTYFGPTNIPPLEAFSIGVPVIYSDLKGLKEQVGDAALLCDLSDPNSLATHLKNLLESEKLRINLIEKGKQKLKELSRYDILETLDTIFTNYSIKMKCWKY
- a CDS encoding class I SAM-dependent methyltransferase, which codes for MNQFGNLYSQYYDLLYRDKDYLGEVEYIDKLIKSLNKETKTILDLGCGTGRHAEILCDKGYIVHGVDRSKEMLEVAESRRKGKEDKLIFTHSTIQDLQLEKKFDVVISLFHVMSYQNSNDEVIKAFEVSKRHLERGGIFIFDFWYGPAVLTDLPTIRIKRLENESIKVTRIAEPVLKARENIVEVNYDIFLENKHTKEISEIKEAHNMRYFFDIELEFICKSIEFQVVGKYEWMSNKLPDFNSWNVVWVVKK
- a CDS encoding DegT/DnrJ/EryC1/StrS family aminotransferase; protein product: MIPVNEPLLNGNEKKYLIECIETGWISSDGPFVKKFEEGMAKYVGRKYAVAVTNGTAALELAVKALGIKEGDEVIMPSFTIISCAQAIVKAGAKPVLVDSNYFTFNMKVNEIESKITPKTKAIMVVHIYGLPVEMEPVLELSKKYNLKIIEDAAEMHGQTYKGKECGSFSDISIFSFYPNKHITTGEGGMVLMDDEELFEKCKSLKNLCFSTDPEQRFIHEELGWNLRMTNIQAAIGVAQLERIEEFIAKKRWMGNLYQELLSDIKAINLPIKKTQYAENIYWVFAITLKDGYPKTAKEVMRELGLRGVGTRPFFFPMHKQPVFQRMGLFKEEEYPDATKLYERGFYIPSGLGITEEQIVEVSKIMHEVLK
- a CDS encoding methyltransferase domain-containing protein codes for the protein MLGLNYYTDGSIYIDVAGADSPWAKLIRDIYDGRIISYSIDIKPSKRFSKYDFYVKMDATKTNFNNNSIDGVSLQCAFEMFIGNDDIALIKELKRILKPLGKAVILPLYMHTHSCHYASPDFYGKGLGDKDSIEYIRWDCYGIPSSRKYSAQKLKARILDLITDLGLKYKIYVLRNKEEISEEIYLHFILEIEK